DNA from Ammospiza caudacuta isolate bAmmCau1 chromosome 6, bAmmCau1.pri, whole genome shotgun sequence:
GAAGCCTTGCTGTAGGTGGGGGAACCAAAGGCTGTCAGTGAGGCTGGGGATGGCACTGCCTGCACACTACTAACAGCCTGGTGCTTGAGGATCATTATTCTGCGATGGATTAGAGCTTTGTTTCTAAGATAAGGATATTtgtatggaaaatattttatttctttacaatAGAGCTTAGGTATCCTGAGTATATCACGGCTGTGAGTAGTCCCAGAGACataaaggaggagaaggaagaactGTGAAACTGGCTGCAAGTCCTTTTCCTCCCGAGTTCTAAGCTGCCTGGGGGACAAAAACTGCTGCCAGAACAAACTGGATCAGACCCAAGGTGAAGAGCAGGATGAGCCCTGTAATACATTACTTATTTAAATTCTGCCCTCTCAGAGTAACCTCTTTGCTGCTGAGTGCTTCCCTTTATTCTAGAGGGGGTCTCACATTGCTGAGACCTTTGGAAATATTCTGTAGTGCTATAAATAGCAAGTATTTCCCACTGACTAAAACCTGCAGCATAGCAGCAGTCTGATGTGGGTTTATTTTCCTGCTTGAGGACTACATAAGTGCTTGTGTCCTCTCTCCACTGAGACATCCCTTTGCTTTAGGCACTGGtttctgctcactgctggggaGTGTTATTGAACCTGGCTCACATTCCTGTTCCTTCTGATCTTCTTTTCTCTAATGAAAGACCTCCCTATGGGcacctttcctctcccttctctTATGGAAGGTCTTTGCTTCTCTTGGGTACACTGATTTCTACTGTTTATTAATTTCTGCTCATTCCATTTTGATTCCTCTGTTATTCATACATACTGTGCAGTGGCTGTGCACACTGCTGTGCCTGGATGAGCTTTTAGTCAAGCTTCTTACAACCCCAGAGCTTCTCTTGGCCTCATCTTGCATTTCCATGGTGTCTTTGAGTTCCCAACTGAAAGAAGAAATCCAACTCTGAGAAGAAATGCAAATGTGGTTCCCTGCACCTACCAGTGCTTCTCTGAGCAGGATCTTGACTGATAGCAGACAAGTACCCTGGAGTTTAGGAGAGGACTGTTTGGCAAAAACAGCACAAGGATCAAGAGCAGATAAAAAATCATCACAGAAGTGAGAATGTGACAATGTAATCCCTCAAAAAAGAacagcaaacaagcaaaaatgtGTGTGCCAAGCGTGCCTTCCTCCCATACATCACAAGCAGTGAAACTTAATGCCCTGCTCAGCATCTTGCTTGAGGGCTGTCCAGGTTTTAAGCCAAGCACCCAACTTCCCAAGTTTGCCCTTGGAGGAAAAGGAGGTTTTAAGTTCTTACTAGGAGGAAAGGAACAAAACTGCATTTGACTGTGATGTTCAAGTGAGGTTAAATCCTCGAGGAGCCTCTCCTCCCTGTTTGGTAATTCAAGCACTTGTTTGTGAGATAAGGGAAGGtgtcagctccagcagcatctgCACTCCCACTCTGCTGTGTGTGATTTCTGTGCCCTCTTCAGTTTGCTAATCAAAACAAGTTTCCGCTGCGTGTTTCTTATCCCCAGAGGGTGGAACTATCCTCAGAAAATTAAAGCTCTCTTATCTCTTAATGTGTCATCACAACTAATAGCCTGGGGACTGTAAACAAGTTTAAATATCAAAACAATTTAGCTGGTGATTGTCTGTGATTATGGATTAAGAATACAAAATTTGTGCTCACTGATATTCAAGGTAGATTGAAAACAAGGAGCCATATCCTCAGCTGATGTAAATGGAGgtagctgagctgagctgggggagGAAGACTGCTCTGTACTAGCTGAGCATCTGACCCTGGGAGGTTTTCAGAAGTTTCCATTCTTGTTTTTCAAGGTGCCAGATAATACATGACAGCGCAGGGCTGATCAGGAGGAGCACTGAGGGCCTGGATGATCCTCCCCTTCTCTGAGTTCCCAGGAGCTCAGATTCTGCTGGCTGAGCCCTCCACTTGCAGCCTCTTTGGGGAGCTTATAAATAATGACTTAGAGGAGAAATGATTTAATATTACAAAAGTTTTTCAAGATATGGTCAAGGTGCCAGAATATTCAAAAATTGTCAGATATGTCAGGGCAGGTGCTTTGTGAGGGATGTGCTTTTTATGTTTGATGTGACAAACACACTGCAGTAAATTCTCAAACATGCACTTGCTACTGCCTTTTCCAAAGCCCTGCCATCAAGCCATCACCTTTAGATCAGTCATGCTGGGTGAAGAGATGCAAAAAGATCTTTTGCTAGAAATGCTTTTCCAGGTTCACTGGATTATTTGCAATGGGAGTGATGTGCAGAATGTTCCCCAGATTTGGGGAGATGGTAGTGGGTGTATTTCATAGCACAGCTGGACGTAAAACTTTTCATGTTAGTGTGTTCCTGTTTTGGAATGAGtatggaaacaaaatatttgcaagGCCCCACTTTTTTTTATGAACCATTTTCTGCTGTAGGCTGAATAACCCATTCTTCAAAGAATCCTACAGATGAAAAACTGAGGCAGAGAGAATAAGTGGATTTCCTGTAGATATAAGGAATGAAGCCAGCAGAAGTGCAAGGAGATGAATAGTGCAATGAGTGTCCTAACCACTGAACTGTCCTTGTCTCCCATGTGCAGTGCCGAATACACAGaatatttatcttttaattGATAGCTTTTTGGAATATGTATGATGTTGGGTTAATGATGAATCTTACAAAATGAAGTAGGAAAGACATTAATTTTGATGTGGCAGGAAAGTGCTTTCCTAATGAGATAGCAATTAAATAAGAAGGATAGTTATTAAAAGAAATGGTAAATTTAGTGTTCTCTAGCCCTCCTATCTGAGCAGTTCTAGCCGTGGTTCTGGGTAAGGAAAAGGAATGTTTCTGTCAAGCTTGAAGTACCACCAGAAAAATACGAAAGGAAAAATGTGTcataaaaatcataaaaatattaaagaatgtCAGATAAATGAAATCCATTTCTAGAAGAGAATAATAAAGACTGAGAAAAGATACCCAGAAAGCCAGATgacttttctattttcttaatTGGGGTAATTATACTAAAACTGACAGCAAGTATTTCCCCAGTagaaaaaaacacccacaaacCTCAGCCAGCAAAAATACTACTCTGAGCATGAGATCTGCGAAGGTTAAAGGCTTGAGTCTGCCATTAGGAGAGTGCTGCTCTTCTCCCAAGGTCAGTCCTTACATATGGAGAAGTAATTTTCATTCTGCTCTCCTCACTGTACAAAGTCAACGCTTACCTTGATTTCAACAGTGCTATATTTGGCAAAGTATTAATATAATTGTGTTTGGTCCCAGTCATGTCCTGTTTGAATGTTAAACTCCTCTTAAGACCAAGCCTTTGTGTGCTGCCTCTTGTTGCTTAGGTGCTGTATAAAATGGAGAGCAGTGCAGACCTGCTGGAGCAATCCCTCCAGGGAAAcctgtgctgccagtgcccacacTGTGTGTTTTCTGGGGGTTATACTTCACACCAGCTTTTGTCTGGATCCCTACTGCCATGGGCTGAAAGCACTTTTTTGGGTGTAGTTTTGTCCAAGAAAGATGCAGTTTATGCAGTCCCAGGATGCACCATAGTGTGAGCCAAATACAGCACACAGGCACATAGAGACAACCTCCAACAAATCACACTGTGCATCAGCCCCTCTGCAAACTCTCAGCTGCTGATGCCCCCTTGTTGTTCATCATGTTCCAGCCACCAGCTTCTCTGTGCATATTTCATTGCATCACACTGAGCACTTCTCCCTCAGGTAAGGCCACTTAGTGGGACAGAAATAACCTGGCAGTCTGATCCCATGTCACCTGAAACCACCCACTATCTCCTTGCTAATGAGTACAACTTGCAAAGAGGGAAAACGTGATTGTGCAGCCTCAGATAAGAGATTGTGCAGCCCAAGGATCTCTGCCTTTCTCATTAGCCAGTAATGGGTGCCTGGGAGAGACTTTAATAATAAGGCAAAGGTGTGGTTGTACTTCCCCAGAATAATTTCATAGCTTACAAAAAATTCACAACTCAAGAATTTGCTAAGCCAGAGAGAGGCTTTGTCTTTATATCTAACAGCCTTTGATATGTCTCCTTCATGTGTGAATTATTTAACTACTTTTTAGATGGATGTTAGTTTTAGGATCTAGCATTCTGCAGGAGAGAATTTGATATTGACTTCTTGCTGCACAGTTTATTAAGAAAAGAATGGTAATGTTAATAATAGGAGATCAGATGCTGTCTGAGCCCCATGCTGCCTCTGTTCACACTAATCCTGGAGTCAGGATTTCCTAGCACATGTGGTGCAGGGTCACTGTACCAAAATTAAGAGTGCTAGTGGCTGCAGAGTCAAGCTGCCCCTTGAGAGCTGGGACTCTGCCCCACTCTCTGTGGGTGTTTTGGTGTGAATGGGAAACTGCCCAAAGCACAGGATGCAGAGTCAAATTGTACCTTCTCTGGCTTTTTTCAAGCCAGAGAGGCTTGACCCACAAGATGCTTGGGTATGATCATATTTCTGTGGGAAACAGTGTGCTGAATCAAGAGTGTTCAGCTCTTGTGGGAACCAGCCAGAAAGAACTTCACTCTCCCCTCAAATCCTTCCATTCTAGGCCAGGGATTttatcagaatatttttaatcCTACTTGATTTCTCAAATAAACAGTGAAATGCAAACAGTTGGCCAGAGGGAAAACCTTCCAGTTACTGAAGGGGAAAAGAACAGAATATCCAGATGACTCATGGCTCTGTGGGTGAAGTAATGGCTGCATGTCACAGCCTGGGATGTGGGTTTGTGGTCCGATGGCACACGGAGTGGATGCACTCAGGTTGTGATGTGTGTGAAAATGGCACTGGTAGGAACTCTCCTGTGATTTCCCAGAGACAAGTTGTTTGTTAAGATACCACTGACTTCTCAGTGGCAATTAACAAGATAGGAAGGACATGCATCAGGTGCAGCCAAACCCTCCTCTGGACACCAGCTGGGGCAAATAGGACAAAACCCTTCTGCTGCTGGAAGAGGTaggtgctgcagggagagctgcagatGGCTGTGGCTGAAGGAACTCTGGGGGCACTTTCTGAGGGCTGGAGCCACATCCCTGTGAGATACCTCGTGCCTGTGAAGTTTTGCTTTCCTGGGGCATGTTATCCAAAGATCTTCTGGATGATCATGCTCTGATGTTTGATGCTCTGATGGTTGATGCCCTTCTCCTTGGTGCCCCCTGCTCCCACTGACTGCTCTTTGCTGTGGGTACTCTCAGGTTTCTGAGtcccttcttatttttttttttctctgatccACTGGTTACAAGAAGACAAAACACATAAATGCTAATGCAAGTGTCAGTACAGAGGCCTCTGCAGAGCCCGACTTGCCACCAATCCCTTGAACCTGCTGGGAATCAAACACTTCTAGGAAGTTGCCAGTCGTTACTCTCTGTCCTATATATGAACAGCTTGCAGGtgtgacaaaaaaaaccccaggttGTTTTGTCTGGACACTCAGTTCTTCCTCTCAGTCTCTCCATTGCAGGATTTCCTTACCTCTCCCAGTCCTTTCCATCCTTTcagtgctccagctgctgctctgtggctgtgcagtgcaggagcagctcagaggagctgcaggtcagGGCTCCCCACTGATGATTCCTGCTGGAGGGGAGGTGCCCACAGAGGTGgtgggcagtttttggggagCCCTCACCCCCCCGAATATATGCACTGCCTGGGAGATACTGCTTTTGCTCTGTGAGTTAGTGGAGGGAGGAATGAGGGTCCACTAAAATCAAATCCCTCTTTAAGGCAGGagcttttggggattttttttttctacatccTACCACTGctttctgctgcagaaataCGATGGGATATGGTTTGTAGCCTGGAagacagcagcagggctttgcctGAACCCAGATCTTGGCAGATCAGTTGGCATTGGGAGATCAGCCAacctttttcagttttctgggACACTCTGGTTTGCCCATGTGATTAAAATTTGCAGTGTGAGATAAACACAGATAGGAATTTATCCATTTCTAATTTGAACAATCCAATGGTGGGAAGACCAAGGAAGCTTCTTTGTTTGTGgcttcagctgtgctgggagtcAGGGCTCGTCCCACATTTGAGGAATCTGCTTTTTTTAGGCTGGGGCTGTTGCTTGGGAAATGGCTGTACTCTCCCTGCAGGCAGATCGATACATTTCAGCTCACTGCACTGCAAGTAACTTTTCATCATACATTAAGAACgaggaaaataaaagccaagatggatgttattttggttttgcttttattttgaattatttattaAGAAGTCACTGCTGTCTTCCTTCTCATCGGGAGACAGAATGCCTTTCTCTTTAATGATTCTTTCCTAGTAAAAAAAGAAGCAAGGTCTTCCCAGTTTTATTTCCCTCACTTGCTTCTTGGCTGAAGTGTAAATATGGGGTCTCCACCACATGGCAAGATCCCAGTGCAGGCAAAGTCCCCCCTGATGCTGGAGGAGTCTCACCTCATGGTACATTTCTGACCAGTTTTATTGTTATAGCAGCTGTTAGGTGTGCTAGGAGTGGTTGCTGGCACATAAGCAGAGGGTTATAAGTAAACCACAGAATAGCTGAActgtaattttaattatttactgAACAGCTATTAGAAATACAAATTCTTTTCAAATGAATTCTTAATAAAATATGTTATGGGGCAAAAATTCTGCCATTGGTTCCAATATTAATATGAGCTTCTATACTCCAACTAATAATCCATTTTGATGTTTTTGTTCCTAAATCTAGGTTATTCTGAAGGGAAGGATAAAGAAACTGGCCACCAAGATGGTAATCACTAGTGGAAATGAAGAAGATAAAGGCAgtcaagaaaaggaaagcaaagaagaaaCCATCTTGGCAATGCTTGGAATTATTGGGACAATTCTGAACCTCATTGTGATCATTTTTGTGTATATTTATACAACGTTGTAAACTAGAAGGCATGCAAATAGACCAGATAAAACGGCCATTAAGAGTGACAACAAACATTGCTGACTATTGACAAGTTCTTTAATCAGAATTGACTCTGTATTATATTAACACATCATAAAAGCACTGCCTGAAGGCAGCGAAGACTGAAGCACAATTAATTTAACAAGACTTTTTCACACAGTAATAAGCTTAACTCTTCTCTCCTGCCCTCTCCCTTTCGGTTTGGTTTTCAGTTTGGGGGAGAATGACTGCAGTTATATAAGTTGTAGCTTTGAAGAAATCCACCAGGGATATGttgttttaaaagaattaaaaaaacaaacaaaaggaaaagaaaataaaatacaagaaaagaaaaaaaaaaggaaaagaaagaaactgtaAACTATATATAATTAGAAATGTAT
Protein-coding regions in this window:
- the TUNAR gene encoding protein TUNAR, translated to MGSPPHGKIPVQAKSPLMLEESHLMVILKGRIKKLATKMVITSGNEEDKGSQEKESKEETILAMLGIIGTILNLIVIIFVYIYTTL